Proteins encoded in a region of the Micropterus dolomieu isolate WLL.071019.BEF.003 ecotype Adirondacks linkage group LG09, ASM2129224v1, whole genome shotgun sequence genome:
- the fbxl2 gene encoding F-box/LRR-repeat protein 2 — MNGITKGRFEVFSNSDEAPINKKLPKELLLRIFSYLDVVTLCRCAQVSKAWNVLALDGSNWQKIDLFNFQTDIEGRVVENISKRCGGFLRQLSLRGCLSVGDASMKTFAQNCRNIEVLNLNGCTKITDSTCLSLSKFCSKLKQLDLTSCVSVSNHSLKALSDGCRMLEMLNLSWCDQITRDGIEALARGCNGIRALFLRGCTQLDDGALKHLQKHCPELTTINMQSCTQITDEGLVNLCRGCHKLQILCVSGCSNITDASLTAMGLNCPRLKILEAARCSHVTDAGFTVLARNCHELEKMDLEECILVTDNTLVQLSIHCPLLQALSLSHCELITDDGIRALSSSTCGQERLTVVELDNCPLITDVTLEHLKSCHRLERIELYDCQQVTRAGIKRIRAHLPEIKVHAYFAPVTPPPSVHGGGQRLCRCCIIL, encoded by the exons ATGAACGGTATCACCAAGGGCCGGTTCGAG GTGTTCTCAAACAGCGATGAAGCCCCCATTAATAAGAAGCTCCCCAAAGAGCTTCTTCTTAG AATATTCTCCTATCTAGATGTGGTTACTCTCTGTAGGTGTGCCCAAGTATCCAAG GCGTGGAATGTACTGGCTCTAGATGGCAGTAACTGGCAGAAGATTGACTTGTTCAACTTCCAGACAGACATAGAG GGGCGGGTGGTGGAGAACATTTCAAAGCGTTGTGGAGGCTTCTTGAGGCAGCTGAGCCTCAGGGGCTGCCTGAGTGTGGGAGACGCCTCCATGAA GACATTTGCTCAGAACTGCAGAAACATCGAAGTGTTGAACCTGAACGGCTGCACCAAGATCACAGACAGCACTTGTCTCAGTCTCAGCAAGTTTTGCTCCAAACTCAAACAGCTGGATCTCACCTCCTGTGTGTCCGTCAGCAACCACTCCCTCAAGGCCCTCAG TGATGGCTGCAGAATGCTGGAGATGTTGAACCTGTCGTGGTGTGACCAGATCACACGTGATGGCATTGAGGCTCTGGCTAGAGGCTGCAACGGTATACGAGCACTGTTCCTCAGAGGCTGTACACAG CTGGATGATGGAGCATTGAAACACCTTCAGAAACACTGCCCAGAACTCACCACCATCAATATGCAGTCTTGCACA CAAATAACAGATGAAGGTCTGGTCAATCTGTGCCGAGGATGCCACAAGCTACAGATCCTTTGTGTGTCTGGCTGTAGTAACATCACTGATGCCTCCCTCACTGCTATGGGACTCAACTGTCCCCGACTCAA GATCCTTGAAGCTGCAAGATGCTCCCATGTTACAGACGCTGGGTTCACTGTCCTAGCCAGA AATTGTCACGAGCTTGAAAAAATGGACTTAGAAGAATGTATTTTG GTGACAGATAACACCCTGGTTCAGCTGTCTATCCACTGCCCTCTCCTGCAAGCACTG TCTCTGTCCCACTGCGAGCTGATCACAGACGATGGCATCAGAGCTCTCAGCAGTAGTACCTGTGGCCAAGAGCGCCTCACAGTGGTGGAGCTGGACAACTGCCCCCTCATCACAGACGTGACCCTGGAGCACCTGAAGAGCTGCCATCGCCTGGAGCGCATTGAGCTCTACGACTGTCAGCAAGTCACCAGGGCTGGCATCAAACGCATCCGG GCCCACCTTCCAGAGATCAAGGTCCATGCCTACTTTGCCCCAGTGacacctcctccctctgtaCATGGAGGTGGTCAGCGTCTGTGCCGCTGCTGCATCATCCTCTGA